Proteins encoded by one window of Vampirovibrionales bacterium:
- a CDS encoding filamentous hemagglutinin N-terminal domain-containing protein — protein MKNFYSQPRDFNDWIRRGMAHASQCLASPKTMPRAAASLLMSLLLAQNAAALPSGWQVESGDVSFDVVNGNTLNVTSHQAHAIINWQQFNIAQGETVNFLLSNNLASILNRISGGASVINGALNSNGTVILSNPAGLTFGNTANVNVGNLIATTLHLSSADYLAQNWTFSRPDGVGAGLIDNRGDITTQPGGFVVLAGGAIKNSGNIYAPEGRIALAAGDVVRMQVSPTQSVEVTIDESVKAQIDGLQSAIDNSGTLSAQEIRLKAKLIEALYARTINHTGVMTASTAKIGETGTIQLRAEGADASIVVGESGELTANGVGSGNGGAITLLADAQTQFDGLAEAKGGEISGNGGFIETSGTQTLRIGQTARVNASATNGAAGEWLMDPTDMTIHAGAGADDASNVYANNIQATLNTGTSVTVQTAAAGGAAGNLTVMQDTSIAKTSGGDATLTLKAHNSILMTGTSGHGISVTSTSGKLNLVLNSDTDQGADAGAGGAVRLDYTNINTNGGNITIGGGADPTTQAARGTTAHNDGITLLNGSVLNAGAGNISLRGKGRDIAGTSDLYGVYLDTASQIRTTSGHIAITGTGGNGTTLNYGVALIGANTLVTSQSGSVTVSGTGGTGTAERNYGVYIYNGAQITSTGAATLAVTGTGGGGTFRNDGIRVFGANTGIAGQNGTVTVNGQAGNGSQNYNMGLIIHSGAFITASGSGSLTIAGTGGAGTTDNHGIYFDGTNSRITSNTGNINITAQGGNGSGNNNNGFYLQNAGTVSASGSGNITITATKGANTSSSFITAAVLNTIGSNTMTGSIALRADDFSLTNLAIRNNGGEINFSPKSSGLSIGVNGGAGILQLTNAMLNTINTSVVQPSLVTLGDAAAGSGTVTIADNWNVNAYAFNLKVAGGNVNASNINAGARNLTLQANTGNITDATGTITANQLTLTASNGSVGSSGQRINTNVTSLSVNAASDAYLQESNALTLNASTVGGSLDVLTGGDITTGGAINGNHITLRSTDPDGDITLGHAVTATGSLSLTASGTGDITQTAGTLSATDLTLATATGSVGSAGSRISTAASTLTLNAGGSAYVSEANNVTLNASTVGGALDLLAAGDITTGGAVGANQITLRSTDADGDILLGHNLTATNTLSLTANGTGDILRTAGTLSAANITLAAGTGAIGSAGSRVATSTSTLTLNSGGSAYLSETDDLTLNASTVSGSLDVLVGGDITTGGATNGGNITLRSTGADGDILLGHNLTASNSLSLTASGTGDITQTAGTLSATDLTLAAGTGSIGSAGSRLSTTASTIALNTAGSAYLNEVNDVTLNASTVGGALDVLAGGDIAIGGAVSANQITLRSTDADGDILLGHNLTATNNLSLTANGTGDILRTAGTLSAANITLLTGTGSIGSPGSRVATATSTLTLNAGGSAYLAEADDITLNASTVGGALNIDSGGTMTLSGLLTAATANLSASGNILDGNGAANNLTTTGHASLTANGIIGALLDPLDVQIGGVLTAHAHTSVDGFAIVLNGAVGGLDVVYPETVLPPSAYWDGLKALGQNRTAKAEAFNVLMNGSILLGQTQVVTSASDVSFLLWDKQTPGMTELAQQRVEAPPSSQDVSELHDGPLVDMDNVPMPSTGASALEIVSRDAYDANRLLEAHQSYLACRRAHGKLLNPLRRERPRTAMATVQ, from the coding sequence ATGAAAAATTTTTACTCTCAGCCGCGAGATTTCAATGACTGGATACGTCGCGGTATGGCGCATGCCAGCCAATGTCTGGCCTCTCCCAAGACCATGCCCAGAGCGGCTGCAAGCTTGCTGATGTCGCTTTTGCTGGCCCAGAACGCCGCCGCCCTGCCCAGCGGCTGGCAGGTAGAAAGCGGCGACGTGTCGTTCGATGTCGTCAATGGCAATACGCTGAACGTCACCTCGCATCAGGCCCATGCGATTATCAACTGGCAGCAGTTTAATATCGCGCAAGGCGAAACCGTTAATTTTCTGCTCTCCAATAATCTTGCTTCTATTTTAAATCGAATTTCCGGCGGGGCCAGCGTGATTAATGGCGCGCTGAACAGCAACGGGACCGTGATTCTCAGCAATCCTGCGGGTCTGACGTTCGGCAATACAGCCAACGTGAATGTCGGCAATTTAATTGCCACGACGTTGCACCTGTCCAGCGCCGATTATCTGGCGCAGAACTGGACCTTTTCGCGGCCCGACGGCGTGGGCGCAGGGCTCATTGACAACCGAGGCGATATCACCACGCAGCCCGGCGGCTTTGTCGTGCTGGCAGGCGGCGCGATTAAAAACAGCGGCAATATTTACGCGCCTGAAGGGCGTATTGCGCTTGCCGCTGGCGATGTCGTCCGCATGCAGGTCAGCCCGACGCAATCGGTTGAAGTCACGATCGATGAAAGCGTTAAAGCCCAGATTGACGGCCTGCAAAGCGCTATCGACAACAGCGGAACGCTTAGCGCGCAGGAGATTCGCCTCAAAGCCAAATTAATTGAAGCCTTGTACGCCAGAACCATTAATCATACCGGCGTGATGACCGCCAGCACTGCCAAAATTGGCGAAACTGGGACGATTCAGCTACGCGCGGAAGGCGCGGACGCCTCGATTGTCGTGGGAGAGTCCGGCGAACTCACAGCCAACGGCGTGGGTTCCGGCAATGGCGGCGCGATTACGCTGCTGGCCGACGCGCAGACCCAGTTTGACGGTCTGGCCGAGGCCAAGGGCGGCGAGATTTCCGGGAACGGCGGCTTTATTGAGACATCCGGGACCCAGACGCTGCGCATTGGCCAGACAGCGCGCGTCAATGCGTCTGCGACAAACGGCGCCGCAGGCGAATGGCTGATGGATCCGACTGATATGACCATCCATGCCGGGGCCGGAGCCGATGACGCCTCGAACGTCTATGCCAATAATATTCAGGCGACGCTGAATACGGGCACCAGCGTGACCGTTCAGACTGCGGCTGCGGGCGGCGCGGCGGGCAACCTCACGGTGATGCAGGATACCAGCATTGCCAAAACTTCCGGCGGCGATGCGACGTTGACGCTCAAAGCGCATAACTCGATCCTGATGACGGGCACTTCAGGCCATGGCATTAGCGTGACCTCTACCAGCGGCAAATTAAATCTGGTCCTCAACTCTGATACCGATCAAGGCGCAGACGCGGGCGCCGGCGGGGCCGTTCGGCTGGATTACACGAATATCAACACCAATGGCGGTAATATCACCATCGGCGGCGGCGCGGACCCGACGACCCAAGCCGCCAGAGGCACAACGGCCCACAACGACGGCATTACCCTGCTGAATGGTTCTGTTCTCAATGCGGGCGCGGGCAATATCTCGCTGCGCGGGAAAGGACGCGATATCGCGGGCACATCCGATTTGTATGGCGTTTATTTGGATACAGCCAGCCAGATTAGAACGACGTCCGGGCATATCGCCATCACGGGAACCGGCGGTAACGGAACTACCTTGAATTACGGCGTTGCTTTAATCGGCGCCAATACGTTAGTTACCAGCCAAAGCGGTTCCGTGACCGTATCGGGAACCGGCGGAACGGGCACGGCGGAAAGAAATTATGGCGTTTACATTTACAATGGCGCTCAAATTACCAGCACGGGCGCTGCGACGTTGGCGGTGACCGGTACAGGCGGCGGCGGCACGTTTCGTAACGATGGCATTCGGGTTTTTGGCGCCAATACGGGCATTGCCGGACAAAACGGCACGGTTACAGTAAATGGCCAGGCAGGCAATGGCAGCCAGAATTATAATATGGGGTTAATTATCCATTCCGGCGCTTTTATAACCGCCAGCGGCTCTGGCTCCCTTACCATTGCTGGAACGGGCGGCGCTGGGACGACTGATAACCACGGTATTTACTTCGATGGCACTAATTCCCGTATTACCAGCAATACGGGTAATATTAACATTACGGCGCAAGGCGGAAACGGCTCGGGCAATAACAATAATGGCTTCTATCTTCAAAACGCCGGCACTGTGAGCGCTAGTGGTTCCGGGAATATTACGATCACCGCGACTAAGGGCGCAAACACTTCCAGCAGTTTTATTACGGCCGCAGTCCTTAATACAATTGGCAGCAATACCATGACGGGCTCTATTGCCCTGCGGGCCGATGATTTCAGTTTGACCAATCTGGCGATTAGAAATAATGGCGGCGAAATTAACTTTTCTCCCAAATCGTCGGGCCTGAGCATCGGCGTCAATGGGGGCGCGGGGATCTTGCAGCTCACCAATGCCATGCTCAATACCATTAATACCAGTGTGGTACAGCCTTCTCTCGTCACGCTGGGCGACGCTGCCGCTGGATCGGGTACGGTGACGATTGCCGATAACTGGAACGTCAATGCTTACGCGTTTAATCTCAAAGTCGCGGGCGGCAACGTTAATGCAAGTAATATCAATGCGGGCGCCCGTAATTTGACGCTTCAGGCGAATACCGGCAATATTACCGACGCAACCGGAACCATTACCGCCAATCAATTGACATTGACTGCTTCAAACGGATCGGTTGGTTCCTCAGGGCAGCGGATTAATACCAACGTCACGTCGCTAAGCGTTAATGCAGCCTCCGATGCCTATCTACAGGAATCAAACGCGCTGACGCTTAATGCTTCGACTGTTGGCGGCTCGCTGGATGTGCTGACGGGCGGCGACATTACGACCGGCGGGGCCATTAACGGCAACCATATTACCTTGCGCTCAACGGATCCCGATGGCGATATTACTCTCGGCCATGCGGTTACCGCGACGGGTAGCCTGTCACTCACCGCCAGCGGAACGGGTGACATCACCCAGACGGCTGGAACATTGTCAGCGACGGATTTAACCCTTGCGACTGCAACGGGTTCTGTGGGCAGCGCGGGGAGTCGTATTTCTACGGCTGCGTCCACGCTGACGCTGAACGCCGGGGGCTCGGCCTATGTATCAGAAGCCAATAACGTCACGTTGAACGCATCGACCGTTGGCGGCGCGCTGGACCTGTTGGCCGCAGGCGATATTACGACCGGCGGGGCGGTGGGCGCCAACCAGATCACGTTGCGTTCAACCGATGCCGATGGCGATATCCTGCTCGGACATAACCTGACCGCGACGAATACCCTGTCGCTGACGGCTAACGGGACGGGCGATATCTTGCGGACGGCGGGGACGTTGTCGGCAGCAAATATCACGCTCGCCGCGGGTACAGGCGCCATCGGCAGCGCGGGGAGTCGCGTGGCGACCTCGACGTCAACGCTGACGCTGAACTCGGGCGGTTCAGCTTATCTCTCGGAAACAGATGATCTGACGCTTAACGCGTCGACCGTCAGCGGTTCGCTGGACGTGCTGGTTGGCGGCGATATCACGACCGGCGGGGCCACTAATGGCGGGAATATCACGCTGCGCTCGACCGGCGCGGACGGGGATATCCTGCTGGGACATAACCTGACGGCGAGCAATAGCCTTTCGCTAACCGCCAGTGGTACAGGCGACATTACCCAGACGGCTGGAACTCTCTCGGCGACGGATTTAACGCTTGCCGCGGGAACAGGTTCCATCGGCAGCGCGGGGAGTCGCCTGTCCACGACGGCGTCCACGATCGCCCTGAATACCGCTGGTTCTGCCTATCTCAACGAGGTGAATGATGTCACGCTGAACGCCTCTACCGTAGGCGGCGCGTTGGATGTACTGGCCGGTGGTGACATTGCGATTGGCGGGGCCGTCAGCGCCAACCAAATCACGTTGCGTTCAACCGATGCCGATGGCGATATCCTGCTAGGACATAACCTGACTGCGACGAATAACCTGTCGCTGACGGCCAACGGCACGGGCGATATTTTGCGGACGGCGGGGACGTTGTCGGCAGCAAATATCACGCTCCTGACGGGAACGGGTTCCATCGGCAGCCCGGGCAGTCGCGTTGCTACGGCGACGTCGACGCTGACGCTGAACGCCGGGGGGTCGGCCTATCTCGCGGAAGCGGATGATATCACGCTCAACGCTTCGACGGTCGGCGGCGCGCTGAATATTGACAGCGGCGGCACGATGACCCTCTCGGGTTTGTTAACAGCCGCAACGGCGAATTTAAGCGCTTCGGGCAATATTCTCGATGGCAATGGCGCCGCCAATAATCTGACGACGACGGGACATGCCTCGCTCACGGCAAACGGCATTATTGGCGCCCTGCTCGACCCGCTGGATGTTCAGATTGGCGGCGTGTTGACCGCTCATGCCCATACGTCTGTGGATGGCTTTGCCATTGTTTTAAATGGCGCGGTGGGCGGCCTGGATGTTGTTTATCCTGAGACCGTTTTACCCCCGAGCGCTTACTGGGATGGATTAAAAGCGCTGGGCCAGAACCGCACGGCGAAAGCGGAAGCCTTTAATGTATTAATGAACGGGTCTATTCTGCTGGGCCAGACTCAGGTGGTGACATCTGCTTCGGATGTCAGCTTCCTCCTGTGGGACAAACAAACTCCCGGCATGACCGAATTGGCGCAACAGCGCGTGGAGGCGCCGCCGTCTTCACAGGATGTGAGTGAGCTGCACGACGGGCCGCTGGTGGACATGGACAACGTGCCCATGCCTTCTACCGGGGCTTCTGCTCTCGAGATCGTCTCGCGAGACGCCTACGACGCCAATCGCCTCTTGGAGGCGCATCAGTCTTATCTTGCGTGCCGTCGCGCTCACGGGAAATTGCT
- the lpxD gene encoding UDP-3-O-(3-hydroxymyristoyl)glucosamine N-acyltransferase has product MSLPVSSQPRAKTLAELADATGGRIEGDASQSAIALAHPQEAGDPRAMVVLLDADVAAKLAQAGARFELALAPEALTLPEGLVQHVLRVPRPRHALAILLKLFDRPPSHSQGVHPTALIDSSARLAADVCIGAYCVVGPDCVMGARTILLPHVTLGANVTLGDDCLLYSGARVYDRVTLGDRVTLHANVCIGADGFSYVTPEAGSVESARASGGRIEARNTDLLKINSVGSVIIGDDVEVGAGATIDRANLGATRIGRGTKIDNLAMIGHNNTIGENCLIVSQVGVSGSCRIGDRVVLAGQAGIKDHTTIGDDAIVMAKSGVMADVAAKTIVAGLPARPQREAFQQVALIGRLPEMRQELTRLKKRTEALEQALLETLERLSPEGGARV; this is encoded by the coding sequence ATGAGTCTGCCTGTTTCATCCCAACCGCGCGCCAAGACGCTGGCCGAGCTGGCCGACGCGACGGGAGGGCGCATTGAAGGCGACGCCTCGCAAAGCGCCATCGCTCTGGCGCATCCTCAGGAAGCGGGCGATCCCCGCGCGATGGTCGTTTTACTGGATGCAGACGTGGCGGCGAAATTGGCTCAGGCGGGCGCGCGTTTTGAACTGGCTCTTGCCCCAGAGGCGCTGACGTTGCCTGAAGGCCTTGTTCAGCACGTTCTACGCGTACCGCGCCCTCGTCACGCGCTGGCGATTCTGCTGAAGCTTTTCGACCGGCCGCCGTCTCACTCGCAAGGCGTGCATCCCACGGCCCTGATTGACTCTAGCGCCCGTCTGGCGGCAGACGTTTGCATCGGCGCGTATTGCGTGGTCGGCCCGGACTGCGTCATGGGCGCGCGCACGATTCTGCTGCCGCACGTGACGCTGGGCGCGAATGTGACGCTGGGTGACGACTGCCTGTTGTATTCCGGCGCGCGGGTTTACGATCGGGTGACGCTGGGCGATCGCGTGACGCTGCATGCCAACGTGTGCATTGGCGCCGATGGCTTCAGCTACGTCACGCCCGAGGCGGGCAGCGTGGAATCCGCCCGGGCCAGCGGCGGACGGATTGAGGCGCGCAATACGGATCTGCTTAAAATCAATTCAGTCGGCTCGGTAATTATCGGCGATGACGTGGAAGTCGGCGCCGGCGCGACCATTGACCGGGCCAATCTCGGCGCGACGCGCATCGGGCGCGGTACCAAGATTGATAATCTGGCGATGATCGGCCATAACAACACCATCGGCGAAAACTGCCTGATTGTCTCGCAGGTCGGCGTCTCGGGCAGTTGCCGGATCGGCGATCGCGTGGTGCTGGCAGGGCAAGCAGGTATCAAAGACCATACGACCATTGGCGATGACGCCATTGTCATGGCGAAATCCGGCGTCATGGCGGACGTGGCGGCCAAGACCATCGTTGCGGGGCTGCCTGCGCGCCCGCAACGCGAGGCGTTTCAGCAGGTCGCCCTCATTGGCAGGCTGCCGGAAATGCGACAGGAATTAACGCGCCTCAAAAAGCGCACTGAAGCCCTGGAGCAGGCGTTGCTGGAAACACTCGAGAGACTGTCGCCAGAAGGAGGCGCGCGCGTATGA
- a CDS encoding FAD-binding protein, giving the protein MAPESPAARLIPELSRMVGARFVLSQPSERAAYECDACVLIQAPPDVIVLPGSSEEAAAVVALCAQHGVPYTPRGAGTGLSGGALAIEGGVLIGMNRLRRILAIDVENRTATIQAGVVNARLNAALAGSGLFYAPDPSSMSACTLGGNLAENAGGIHCVKYGVTTDHVLSLRLVTSDGALVWTAPPGGCAHRRGGAGLNLTGLLVGSEGTMGLITEAIVKLTPVAPDIRAYLAAFDAVACAGEAVSAIIADGLAPAALEFMDAFTVRAVNEAFDVGFPENCQAVLLIELDGTPERATLQEARLRTLLQTHGARQIRSAQRDDERAEIWSARKRSVAAYGRYAPAFFVMDTVIPPSALVSLLDEIEAIARRHQLLIGNVFHAGDGNLHPNILFDPSDPDAARRVMLGGEEILKACVAAGGTLSGEHGVGLEKADYMSLVYSPADLARMQAVRQAVEPSGLANPGKIFPHRRACGETAGALAPAALNASGAWI; this is encoded by the coding sequence ATGGCCCCCGAGTCTCCCGCTGCGCGTCTGATTCCAGAGCTGTCGCGCATGGTCGGCGCGCGATTTGTGCTGAGCCAGCCGTCCGAGCGCGCGGCGTACGAATGCGACGCCTGCGTCTTGATTCAGGCCCCGCCGGATGTCATCGTCCTGCCCGGCTCCAGCGAAGAAGCTGCCGCCGTGGTCGCCCTGTGCGCGCAACACGGCGTACCCTATACCCCGCGCGGCGCCGGAACCGGCCTGTCCGGCGGGGCCCTCGCCATTGAAGGCGGCGTCCTCATCGGCATGAATCGCCTGCGGCGGATTCTGGCTATCGATGTCGAAAATCGCACGGCGACAATTCAGGCCGGCGTGGTCAATGCGCGCCTGAATGCCGCGCTGGCGGGCAGCGGCCTGTTTTACGCGCCGGATCCCTCCAGCATGTCGGCCTGTACGCTGGGCGGCAATCTGGCAGAAAACGCCGGGGGCATTCATTGCGTCAAATATGGCGTGACGACGGATCATGTTCTGTCGTTGCGCCTGGTCACGTCTGACGGCGCGCTCGTCTGGACGGCGCCCCCCGGCGGCTGCGCCCATCGACGCGGGGGCGCAGGGCTGAACTTAACAGGTCTGCTCGTTGGCTCTGAAGGGACCATGGGGCTCATCACCGAGGCGATCGTGAAGCTCACGCCCGTGGCGCCGGATATTCGCGCCTATCTGGCAGCTTTTGACGCTGTTGCGTGCGCTGGAGAAGCGGTTTCGGCAATAATTGCCGACGGACTCGCCCCGGCCGCGCTGGAATTTATGGACGCTTTTACGGTTCGCGCCGTCAATGAAGCCTTCGACGTCGGGTTTCCCGAAAATTGTCAAGCCGTGCTGCTCATTGAGCTGGACGGAACCCCCGAACGCGCGACGCTTCAGGAAGCGCGCCTCAGGACGCTGCTTCAGACGCATGGCGCCCGACAGATTCGCTCAGCGCAACGCGACGACGAACGCGCCGAAATCTGGTCGGCGCGCAAACGCTCTGTGGCGGCCTACGGGCGCTATGCGCCTGCGTTTTTCGTAATGGACACCGTTATTCCGCCCAGCGCGCTGGTCTCGCTTCTGGACGAAATCGAAGCAATTGCCAGGCGGCATCAGTTGCTCATCGGCAATGTCTTTCATGCGGGCGATGGGAATCTGCATCCTAATATCCTGTTTGACCCGTCTGATCCTGACGCCGCGCGCCGCGTCATGCTCGGGGGCGAAGAGATTCTCAAGGCCTGCGTGGCGGCAGGCGGTACGCTGAGCGGCGAACATGGCGTGGGACTTGAGAAGGCCGACTACATGTCGCTGGTTTATTCGCCTGCGGATCTTGCCCGCATGCAGGCGGTGCGCCAAGCCGTAGAGCCAAGCGGGCTGGCCAACCCCGGCAAGATTTTTCCGCATCGGCGCGCATGCGGCGAAACGGCGGGCGCCTTGGCCCCGGCCGCTCTGAATGCCTCGGGAGCCTGGATTTAA
- a CDS encoding FAD-binding oxidoreductase: MTSTPPLSPPSAAAQALADRLAQAREQGQTAVFTAQDAALFPAASGISLGGLTAIRRYRQADRILTIETGVSWGELSRLTGDLNHGLALSYPDDTTLADILAEDRPSLATGLSGGYPRDVVLGVEIATPDGLLTRAGGEVIKNVTGYDLCKLYLGAGHALGALTAVTLRLRAQPQTRQGLLLTFDADDFNAALETQRAARLASESTLAAALSACELYRDAPPQGFWQLFFMLEGFEESVASAARQLQDAFASRAQTSRLMPPEACEALCAQLDAQTHPLTLEIAGGLAQTASITREAIGAFKSPVCPPPASIQIREAAGLTLLSWNADGAPTPQALQAAATPLLTSLSAHGVTARLTRIPPGFAPLAEAWNLPREAETALRAIHARLKRACDPAGVIYSGIMPLHALLPEYAGDARP; the protein is encoded by the coding sequence ATGACATCGACGCCGCCCCTTTCCCCGCCGAGCGCAGCGGCTCAGGCGCTGGCCGACCGGCTCGCTCAGGCGCGCGAACAAGGCCAGACGGCCGTGTTCACGGCGCAAGACGCCGCGCTTTTTCCGGCGGCGAGTGGTATCAGCCTCGGCGGGCTCACCGCCATTCGCCGCTACCGGCAAGCCGATCGCATCCTGACGATTGAAACCGGCGTGTCCTGGGGCGAATTAAGCCGGCTGACGGGCGACTTGAATCACGGGCTGGCGCTCTCGTATCCCGACGACACGACGCTGGCGGATATTCTGGCGGAAGACCGCCCTTCGCTGGCCACGGGACTTAGCGGCGGTTATCCGCGCGATGTCGTTCTGGGCGTGGAAATTGCGACCCCTGACGGCCTGCTGACCCGTGCCGGTGGCGAAGTCATCAAGAACGTCACGGGCTATGACCTGTGTAAGCTGTATCTGGGCGCCGGGCACGCCCTGGGCGCGCTGACGGCGGTGACGCTGCGCCTGCGCGCGCAACCGCAGACCCGTCAGGGACTCCTGTTGACCTTTGACGCCGATGACTTCAACGCGGCGCTTGAAACGCAACGCGCGGCGCGTCTCGCGTCAGAATCCACGCTTGCGGCGGCGCTCAGCGCTTGCGAGCTATATCGCGACGCGCCGCCGCAGGGCTTCTGGCAATTATTCTTCATGCTGGAAGGCTTTGAAGAGTCCGTCGCCAGCGCCGCGCGCCAGCTTCAGGACGCCTTCGCCTCGCGGGCCCAAACCAGTCGCCTGATGCCGCCTGAAGCCTGCGAAGCGCTGTGCGCGCAACTCGACGCGCAGACGCATCCCCTGACGCTGGAAATCGCGGGCGGCCTCGCCCAGACGGCCAGCATTACGCGGGAGGCAATCGGAGCCTTCAAATCTCCAGTCTGTCCGCCCCCTGCGAGCATCCAGATTCGCGAAGCGGCCGGGCTGACGTTGCTCTCATGGAACGCTGATGGCGCGCCGACGCCGCAAGCGTTGCAAGCCGCCGCGACGCCCCTGCTGACGAGCCTGAGCGCTCACGGCGTCACTGCGCGTCTCACGCGCATCCCGCCGGGATTCGCGCCGCTGGCCGAGGCATGGAATCTGCCGCGAGAAGCAGAGACAGCCTTACGCGCCATTCATGCGCGTCTCAAGCGCGCCTGCGACCCCGCCGGGGTGATTTACAGCGGCATCATGCCCCTCCACGCGCTATTGCCCGAATACGCCGGAGACGCGCGCCCATGA
- the queF gene encoding NADPH-dependent 7-cyano-7-deazaguanine reductase QueF, translating into MPPAISLPPVETFENQYPHRDYEIKISAPEFTSVCPKTGLPDFGEITVIYTPDRLVIELKAFKYYLLGFRTQGIFYENVVNRILDDLSQAIAPRAMTVIGDFSSRGGIRTRVEAIYKPGD; encoded by the coding sequence ATGCCCCCCGCTATTTCGCTGCCCCCGGTAGAAACCTTCGAAAATCAATACCCACATCGCGATTACGAGATTAAAATCTCCGCGCCCGAATTTACCTCGGTCTGCCCGAAAACCGGCTTGCCGGATTTTGGCGAAATCACGGTGATTTATACGCCGGATCGCCTCGTGATTGAACTCAAGGCCTTTAAATACTACCTGCTGGGGTTCCGCACCCAGGGCATCTTCTACGAGAACGTCGTCAACCGGATTCTCGATGACCTCAGCCAGGCCATCGCTCCGCGCGCGATGACGGTCATCGGGGATTTTTCTTCGCGCGGCGGCATCCGAACCCGCGTTGAGGCCATTTACAAGCCGGGCGACTAA
- a CDS encoding UDP-3-O-acyl-N-acetylglucosamine deacetylase: protein MTQEGSSAAFASSAPSAAAPAQAVVTVAGTGLITGLPCVAQIERLAPPSEDDGLAHGIVFDLGDGVMIPASLAAVMHADRGVTLGDARSGQTLSIVEHFLAACALSGARHLRVRITGAPELPILDGSADPWTDALRRLGFDALEANAETQPVAPLRQAVFCRHHESACVYALPAPYFQLTYAVDFPHPGLRDVWVNWDSSRDGIEWISPARTFGFVRELPLLQAKGLARGVSADNTLGLTDEGGFTAPLRLDDEPVRHKMLDLLGDLMLAGVSPLRLGARVIAVGAGHAAHIAFARQLRAVMDVSGKALHS, encoded by the coding sequence ATGACGCAGGAAGGGTCTTCTGCGGCTTTCGCATCTTCTGCGCCCTCTGCGGCGGCGCCCGCGCAAGCCGTCGTCACCGTCGCGGGTACCGGCCTGATTACCGGCCTGCCCTGTGTTGCGCAGATCGAACGCCTGGCGCCGCCTTCTGAGGACGACGGTCTGGCTCATGGCATTGTCTTTGATCTCGGCGACGGCGTGATGATTCCGGCGTCGCTGGCGGCTGTGATGCATGCCGATCGCGGCGTCACGCTGGGCGATGCGCGCAGCGGTCAAACGCTTTCGATCGTGGAGCATTTTCTGGCTGCATGCGCGTTGAGCGGCGCGCGTCATTTGCGGGTGCGCATCACGGGCGCGCCGGAACTGCCGATTCTTGACGGGAGCGCCGACCCGTGGACAGACGCCCTGCGTCGCCTGGGGTTTGACGCGTTAGAAGCCAACGCAGAAACGCAACCTGTGGCGCCGCTGCGGCAGGCGGTTTTTTGTCGCCATCATGAGTCCGCCTGCGTGTATGCCTTGCCCGCGCCGTATTTTCAGCTAACATACGCCGTGGATTTTCCGCATCCGGGGCTGCGCGACGTCTGGGTGAACTGGGATTCCAGCCGCGACGGCATCGAGTGGATCAGCCCGGCGCGGACGTTTGGCTTTGTTCGAGAGCTGCCGCTGTTGCAGGCCAAGGGGCTGGCGCGCGGCGTGAGCGCCGATAATACGCTGGGATTAACAGACGAAGGCGGCTTTACCGCGCCATTGCGCCTGGACGACGAGCCCGTCCGTCATAAAATGCTGGATTTATTGGGCGATTTGATGCTCGCAGGCGTTTCGCCCTTGCGTCTGGGCGCGCGCGTGATTGCCGTGGGCGCAGGTCATGCCGCTCATATCGCTTTTGCGCGACAGTTGCGCGCGGTCATGGATGTTTCGGGGAAAGCGTTGCATTCATAA